The Bernardetia litoralis DSM 6794 genome includes a window with the following:
- the rplP gene encoding 50S ribosomal protein L16 yields MLQPKRTKFRKRHKEVRRTRGIAQRGFLVDFGDFGIKALEPAWITSRQIEAARIAVTRAMKRQGQVWIRIFPDKPITKKPAEVRMGKGKGAPEYWVAPVVPGTVLFEISGVDRETASEALRLAAQKLPIKTKFVTRIDYEA; encoded by the coding sequence ATGTTACAGCCTAAGCGCACCAAGTTTCGTAAACGTCATAAGGAAGTACGTCGTACTAGAGGTATTGCTCAACGTGGTTTTTTGGTGGATTTTGGTGATTTCGGTATCAAAGCCTTGGAACCAGCGTGGATTACTTCACGTCAAATTGAAGCAGCTCGTATTGCCGTTACTCGTGCAATGAAGCGTCAAGGTCAGGTATGGATTCGCATTTTCCCTGACAAACCAATTACCAAAAAACCTGCAGAGGTTCGTATGGGTAAGGGTAAAGGTGCTCCTGAATATTGGGTAGCTCCTGTCGTACCAGGTACAGTGCTTTTTGAAATTTCGGGTGTAGATAGAGAAACAGCTAGTGAAGCATTGCGCCTTGCAGCTCAAAAATTACCAATCAAAACTAAGTTTGTAACTCGTATTGATTACGAAGCATAA
- a CDS encoding septal ring lytic transglycosylase RlpA family protein codes for MKLKHIFYCAVVPFALLQLSGTNEYDYQKLGYTQKGKASYYGTKFHGRATASGETYNMYDATAAHKKILFNSLVEVTNKNNGKTAIVRVNDRGPFKPGRIIDLSYKTAKDLDMVRDGVVDIEIRLLRAGANGQTLSPQGSETQKSKRKPRRKINIKKAQKKNKYLPRIYSIWGTEKYPEDFGVQIGSYKDLKNAVQKGKDAMKAGYKEVYIRVTWTADRSHRLFRVSLGDMNATQAGDFAKTLNSKGFRGCFPKAHFND; via the coding sequence ATGAAATTAAAACACATTTTTTATTGTGCTGTTGTGCCTTTTGCATTATTGCAACTGAGTGGAACAAATGAATACGATTATCAGAAGTTAGGTTATACACAAAAAGGAAAAGCGTCTTATTATGGAACAAAATTTCACGGCAGAGCCACAGCAAGTGGCGAAACCTATAACATGTATGATGCGACTGCTGCTCACAAAAAGATATTATTCAATAGTCTTGTAGAAGTTACCAATAAAAACAATGGCAAAACAGCCATTGTCCGAGTAAATGACCGAGGACCTTTCAAACCAGGACGAATCATTGACCTTTCGTACAAAACAGCTAAAGATTTGGATATGGTGCGTGATGGTGTAGTGGACATCGAAATTCGTCTTTTACGTGCAGGTGCAAATGGTCAAACACTTTCGCCACAAGGTTCAGAAACACAAAAAAGCAAGAGAAAACCTCGTCGAAAAATTAACATTAAAAAAGCTCAAAAGAAAAATAAATACTTACCTCGTATTTATAGTATTTGGGGTACAGAAAAATATCCAGAAGATTTTGGGGTACAGATTGGAAGTTATAAAGATTTGAAAAATGCTGTTCAGAAGGGAAAAGATGCTATGAAAGCAGGATATAAGGAAGTTTATATTCGTGTTACTTGGACAGCAGACCGTTCTCACCGTCTTTTTAGAGTTTCTTTAGGAGATATGAATGCTACACAAGCTGGAG
- the rpmD gene encoding 50S ribosomal protein L30, whose product MAKIRITQVRSSIKRPKKQRLTLHALGLRKMHQTVEQEDTPNIVGMVKAVSHLVKVENV is encoded by the coding sequence ATGGCGAAAATTCGTATTACTCAGGTGCGTAGCTCAATCAAACGCCCAAAAAAACAACGCCTAACTTTGCATGCTTTAGGGCTTCGCAAAATGCACCAAACCGTAGAACAGGAAGACACTCCTAATATCGTCGGTATGGTAAAGGCTGTATCACATTTAGTAAAAGTAGAGAACGTTTAG
- the rpsQ gene encoding 30S ribosomal protein S17, whose amino-acid sequence MEQQPTVQNTERASRKERIGVVKSNKMTSTITITVERKVKHPLYGKFVKKTSTFMAHDEGNTANIGDRVRIMETRPMSKLKRWRLVEILERAK is encoded by the coding sequence ATGGAACAACAACCAACAGTACAAAACACTGAACGTGCAAGTCGTAAAGAGCGTATTGGAGTCGTCAAAAGTAATAAAATGACTTCTACAATCACTATTACAGTTGAGCGTAAAGTGAAGCATCCATTATATGGGAAGTTTGTAAAGAAAACTTCTACATTCATGGCACACGACGAAGGCAACACTGCTAACATCGGAGACCGTGTTCGTATTATGGAAACAAGACCAATGAGCAAACTTAAACGTTGGCGTTTGGTCGAAATTTTAGAACGTGCTAAGTAA
- the rplO gene encoding 50S ribosomal protein L15: protein MKLHQLRPAKGAIKSRKRVGRGQGSGRGGTSTRGHNGAQSRSGYSQKLGFEGGQMPLQRRVPKFGFKNPGRVAYKPINLDTLQELATKKNTTVIDVELLAANGLAGKDDLIKVLNRGELTMAIEVVAHKFSASAKESIEKAGGKVTTL from the coding sequence ATGAAACTTCACCAATTAAGACCTGCAAAAGGGGCTATAAAGTCTAGAAAAAGAGTAGGTCGTGGACAAGGTTCTGGACGTGGTGGTACTTCTACACGTGGACACAATGGAGCGCAATCTCGCTCTGGTTATAGTCAAAAACTAGGTTTTGAAGGTGGACAAATGCCACTTCAACGTCGTGTTCCTAAATTTGGATTCAAAAATCCAGGTCGTGTAGCTTACAAACCAATCAATTTGGATACACTCCAAGAACTTGCTACAAAGAAAAATACTACCGTTATTGATGTAGAATTATTAGCTGCAAATGGTTTAGCAGGAAAAGACGATTTAATCAAAGTATTGAATCGTGGTGAACTGACTATGGCTATTGAAGTTGTTGCACACAAATTTTCAGCTTCTGCAAAAGAAAGCATTGAAAAAGCAGGTGGAAAAGTTACTACTCTCTAA
- the rpsN gene encoding 30S ribosomal protein S14: protein MAKSSMIARERKRQKMVDKYATRRVELKKLAKDGDVEAQIALDKLPKDSSPVRLHNRCRLTGRPRGYMRRFGICRVVFREMANDGKIPGVTKSSW, encoded by the coding sequence ATGGCTAAATCATCGATGATTGCACGTGAGCGTAAACGCCAAAAAATGGTGGATAAATACGCTACTAGACGTGTAGAACTCAAAAAACTTGCAAAGGACGGAGATGTTGAGGCGCAAATTGCTCTTGACAAACTTCCAAAAGATTCTTCTCCTGTTCGCTTGCATAATCGTTGCCGTTTGACGGGTCGCCCTCGTGGCTACATGCGCCGTTTTGGTATCTGTCGTGTCGTTTTTAGAGAAATGGCAAATGACGGAAAAATACCAGGCGTAACAAAATCAAGCTGGTAA
- the rplX gene encoding 50S ribosomal protein L24: MKKKNTQKSVKLHVKKGDNVIVIAGNHKGEQGTITEVRVSEQRVILEGINMVKKHIKPSANNPEGGIIEMEAPIHISNVSHVDASGKATRIGRKKDETTGKLVRYSKKSGEII, translated from the coding sequence ATGAAAAAGAAAAACACTCAAAAATCAGTCAAACTTCATGTAAAGAAGGGCGACAACGTAATCGTAATTGCGGGCAACCACAAAGGCGAACAAGGAACAATTACTGAAGTAAGAGTTAGTGAGCAACGTGTTATTTTAGAAGGAATTAATATGGTTAAAAAGCATATTAAACCATCTGCTAACAATCCTGAAGGTGGTATCATCGAAATGGAAGCTCCTATTCACATCAGCAACGTATCACATGTAGATGCTTCTGGCAAAGCTACTCGTATAGGTCGCAAAAAAGATGAAACAACAGGAAAACTTGTTCGTTATTCTAAAAAAAGTGGTGAAATTATTTAA
- the secY gene encoding preprotein translocase subunit SecY codes for MKKFFETIKNIFSVKELKDRIFLTLGLLMVFRLGSFIVLPGVDPSKLDQGKAGVLGFINEILGGAFERASIFALGIMPYISASIIIQLLTVAVPTFQKMQKEGESGRKKLTQITRALTILITIGQGFAYLKGTVPTEAIIIDQTFFLISSIIILTSGTVFCMWLGEKITDKGIGNGISLLIMIGIISRFPVAIVSEATLKGMGGVFIFVLEILALYLVVMGVVLIVQAVRYVPLQYVKQVAGRSQKQMLTQKKRSALPLKVNAAGVMPIIFAQALMFLPPLVAGAFQGEDTPNADYIARAFSNFTSLEYNILFAVLIIAFTFFYTAMTINVQQISDNLKDSGGFVPGVTPGEETKNYLGKILDRITFPGAIFIAIIAILPAIAAAAGVGNQFAQFYGGTSLLIMVGVVLDTLQQIESYLLNKEYDGLMNTGNVKGRQAQPMNYI; via the coding sequence ATGAAGAAGTTTTTTGAAACTATAAAAAATATCTTTTCTGTAAAAGAACTTAAAGACCGTATTTTCCTTACTTTAGGATTATTGATGGTTTTTCGTTTAGGTTCTTTTATTGTTTTGCCAGGTGTTGATCCTAGCAAACTTGATCAAGGAAAAGCTGGAGTTCTAGGTTTTATAAATGAGATATTAGGAGGAGCTTTTGAACGTGCTTCTATCTTTGCATTAGGTATCATGCCCTATATCTCTGCATCAATTATCATTCAACTTCTTACTGTGGCTGTTCCTACATTCCAAAAAATGCAGAAAGAAGGAGAGTCAGGTCGTAAAAAACTTACTCAAATTACTCGTGCGCTCACTATACTTATTACTATCGGACAAGGTTTTGCTTATTTGAAGGGAACTGTTCCTACTGAAGCAATTATTATTGACCAAACATTCTTCTTAATTTCTTCTATCATTATTCTTACATCAGGAACTGTTTTCTGTATGTGGTTGGGAGAAAAGATTACAGATAAAGGAATCGGTAATGGTATTTCGCTTCTAATTATGATAGGTATTATTTCACGTTTTCCAGTGGCTATTGTTTCAGAAGCTACATTAAAAGGTATGGGGGGAGTATTTATCTTTGTTTTAGAAATATTAGCACTTTATTTAGTAGTAATGGGAGTGGTTCTTATTGTACAAGCTGTGCGTTATGTTCCTCTTCAATACGTAAAGCAAGTAGCAGGTCGTTCTCAAAAACAAATGCTTACTCAGAAAAAACGCTCTGCATTACCTCTTAAAGTGAATGCAGCAGGTGTAATGCCAATTATTTTTGCTCAAGCTCTTATGTTTTTGCCACCTTTGGTAGCTGGAGCTTTTCAAGGAGAAGACACGCCAAATGCTGATTATATTGCAAGAGCATTTTCTAACTTTACATCTTTAGAGTATAATATTCTTTTTGCTGTTTTGATTATTGCTTTTACATTCTTCTATACAGCAATGACTATAAATGTTCAGCAGATTTCTGATAACCTAAAAGATAGTGGTGGATTTGTACCTGGTGTTACTCCAGGTGAAGAAACTAAAAACTATTTAGGTAAAATATTGGATAGAATTACATTTCCAGGTGCAATCTTTATTGCAATCATAGCTATACTTCCTGCTATTGCTGCAGCTGCAGGTGTAGGAAATCAATTTGCTCAGTTCTATGGTGGAACTTCTCTACTTATTATGGTAGGTGTTGTTTTGGATACACTTCAACAAATTGAAAGTTATTTATTGAATAAAGAATATGACGGACTGATGAATACAGGAAATGTAAAAGGTCGTCAAGCACAACCAATGAATTATATATAA
- the rplE gene encoding 50S ribosomal protein L5, protein MATPRLKDKYFNEVVPSLKDKFEFKTVMQVARLQKICINSGVGKAVSDKKLIDTAVEEISTIAGQRAVPTYSKKAISNFKLREDMPIGVRVTLRGDQMYEFLDRLVTVSMPRVRDFKGISDKGFDGRGNYTLGVKEQIIFPEISIDKVKQITGMDITFVTSAQTDEEGLALLKELGMPFRS, encoded by the coding sequence ATGGCAACACCTCGTTTAAAAGATAAATACTTCAATGAAGTAGTTCCTTCTCTTAAAGACAAATTTGAATTCAAAACAGTCATGCAAGTGGCTCGTTTACAAAAAATTTGTATTAATAGTGGAGTTGGAAAAGCTGTTTCAGACAAGAAACTCATCGATACTGCTGTAGAAGAAATTTCTACTATTGCTGGACAACGTGCCGTACCTACCTATTCTAAAAAGGCTATTTCGAACTTTAAACTTCGTGAAGATATGCCAATTGGTGTACGTGTAACGCTTAGAGGCGATCAGATGTATGAATTCTTAGACCGTTTGGTAACAGTTTCAATGCCTCGTGTACGTGACTTCAAAGGTATTAGTGATAAAGGCTTTGATGGTCGTGGAAACTACACTTTGGGCGTGAAAGAGCAAATTATATTCCCTGAAATTTCGATTGACAAAGTCAAACAAATTACAGGTATGGATATTACTTTTGTTACTTCTGCTCAAACTGATGAGGAAGGATTGGCTCTTTTGAAAGAACTTGGTATGCCTTTTCGCAGCTAA
- the rpsE gene encoding 30S ribosomal protein S5, which yields MAANVNTVKASEIELKEKVVTINRVAKVVKGGRRFSFAALVVVGDGNGVAGYGLGKANEVTDAIQKGIEDAKKNLVKVPIIKNTIPHPIIGKFGAAKVMLKPATPGTGVIAGGGARAVLEAIGIENVLAKSQGSNNPGNVVRATFDALLRMRDAKSVAEQRGVNLTKVFNG from the coding sequence ATGGCAGCAAACGTAAATACCGTTAAAGCAAGCGAAATAGAACTAAAAGAAAAAGTAGTTACTATTAATCGTGTAGCAAAAGTAGTAAAAGGTGGTCGTCGTTTCAGCTTTGCAGCATTAGTTGTAGTTGGCGATGGCAACGGTGTAGCAGGTTATGGACTTGGCAAAGCCAATGAAGTAACAGATGCTATTCAAAAAGGTATAGAAGATGCTAAGAAAAACTTAGTAAAAGTACCAATTATCAAAAATACGATACCTCATCCTATTATTGGTAAATTTGGCGCAGCTAAAGTAATGCTCAAACCTGCAACGCCAGGTACAGGAGTTATTGCTGGTGGTGGCGCAAGAGCCGTATTGGAAGCAATCGGTATCGAAAATGTACTTGCTAAGTCTCAAGGCTCAAATAACCCCGGAAATGTAGTTCGTGCTACTTTTGATGCATTATTGCGTATGCGTGATGCAAAATCAGTTGCTGAACAACGTGGTGTTAATCTTACCAAAGTTTTTAATGGGTAA
- the map gene encoding type I methionyl aminopeptidase, which yields MGKIIYKTAQDLEKMRASADLLGRTHAEVAKRVMPGITTLELDKIAFEFIKDNGAVPSFLGLYGCPSSLLTSVNDQVVHGLPNNRPLKSGDIVSIDCGVLLNGFHSDSAYTYEIGEVSPEIKNLLKATKEALYLGIEQLVFGNRIGDISHAIQKHTEAKGYSVVRELVGHGVGRSLHEAPEVPNFGKPKKGDKIRNGLVIAIEPMINLGAKAVVQASDGWTIMTRDGKPSAHFEHTVALVDGKPEILTTFKYIEQAIKIFHS from the coding sequence ATGGGAAAAATAATATATAAAACAGCTCAAGATTTAGAAAAAATGCGTGCAAGTGCAGATTTGTTAGGACGCACACATGCAGAAGTTGCAAAACGTGTAATGCCTGGCATTACCACACTTGAACTTGATAAAATAGCTTTTGAGTTCATAAAAGACAATGGAGCAGTTCCTAGTTTTCTAGGTTTGTATGGTTGTCCTAGTTCACTATTGACTTCTGTAAATGACCAAGTAGTCCATGGACTGCCTAATAATCGCCCTCTAAAAAGTGGAGATATTGTTTCTATTGATTGTGGGGTATTACTTAATGGTTTTCATTCTGATAGTGCTTATACCTATGAAATTGGAGAAGTAAGTCCAGAAATAAAAAATTTATTAAAAGCAACTAAAGAAGCTCTTTACTTAGGAATTGAACAATTAGTTTTTGGAAATAGAATAGGAGATATTAGTCATGCTATTCAAAAACATACAGAGGCAAAAGGATATTCAGTTGTAAGAGAATTAGTAGGACATGGTGTAGGAAGAAGTTTGCACGAAGCCCCTGAAGTTCCAAATTTTGGAAAACCCAAAAAAGGAGATAAAATAAGAAATGGATTAGTGATAGCTATCGAACCCATGATTAACTTGGGGGCGAAAGCTGTGGTGCAAGCCTCCGATGGTTGGACTATCATGACTAGAGATGGAAAACCTTCTGCACACTTTGAACATACTGTGGCCTTAGTAGATGGGAAACCTGAAATTTTGACTACATTCAAATATATCGAACAAGCTATTAAGATTTTTCATAGTTAA
- the rpmC gene encoding 50S ribosomal protein L29 translates to MTIKETKEEIRGLDDAALATKIAEQQTALQRLKFSHAISQIENPSSIRDAKRMVARLKTEQTARQIAKSK, encoded by the coding sequence ATGACAATTAAAGAAACAAAAGAAGAAATCAGAGGACTAGATGACGCAGCCTTAGCTACTAAAATAGCTGAACAACAAACTGCTCTTCAACGCTTGAAATTTAGCCACGCTATTTCTCAAATTGAGAACCCTTCAAGTATTAGAGATGCAAAACGTATGGTAGCTCGTCTAAAAACTGAACAAACAGCAAGACAAATTGCTAAATCTAAGTAA
- the rplR gene encoding 50S ribosomal protein L18 encodes MATTARKSQRRTRIRRSIRKKLAGTAERPRLSVFRSNKYIYTQLIDDASGHTLVSASLKDIDAEKHINQELSKQVGVKLAERAKEKGIDKAIFDRNGFLYHGNIKAVAEGAREGGLQF; translated from the coding sequence ATGGCAACTACAGCACGTAAGAGTCAGCGTCGAACACGTATTAGACGCAGTATTCGTAAAAAATTAGCCGGAACAGCCGAAAGACCACGTCTTTCTGTATTTCGCAGCAATAAATATATTTATACCCAACTCATCGATGATGCAAGTGGGCATACCCTTGTGAGTGCTTCTCTCAAAGATATTGATGCTGAGAAACATATCAATCAAGAATTATCGAAACAAGTAGGCGTTAAACTCGCTGAACGTGCCAAAGAAAAAGGCATCGATAAAGCAATTTTTGATCGTAATGGTTTCTTATATCATGGCAATATCAAAGCAGTAGCAGAAGGCGCACGAGAAGGTGGACTTCAATTCTAA
- the rplN gene encoding 50S ribosomal protein L14, with amino-acid sequence MIQQESRLAVADNSGAKEVLCIRVLGGTKKRYASVGDTIVVSVKSAIPSGNIKKGAVSKAVVVRTKKEIRRKDGSYIRFEENAAVLLNAQNEPRGTRIFGPVARELRDKRFMKIVSLAPEVL; translated from the coding sequence ATGATTCAACAAGAAAGTCGTTTAGCAGTTGCTGACAACTCTGGAGCAAAAGAAGTTTTATGTATCCGTGTATTAGGTGGAACAAAAAAACGCTATGCTTCTGTAGGAGATACAATTGTCGTTTCTGTTAAGTCTGCAATCCCTTCTGGAAATATCAAGAAAGGTGCAGTTTCGAAAGCAGTCGTAGTGCGTACCAAAAAAGAGATACGCCGTAAAGATGGTTCATATATTCGCTTTGAAGAAAATGCAGCAGTACTCCTAAATGCTCAAAACGAGCCTCGTGGAACTCGTATTTTCGGCCCAGTGGCACGTGAACTAAGAGATAAAAGATTCATGAAAATTGTATCTTTAGCTCCCGAAGTTCTTTAA
- a CDS encoding DUF3817 domain-containing protein produces the protein MKNQQITNSNSKLLQFLRIIAVVEGISFLVILFVTMPLKYIWEMKEPNQIVGMAHGVLFIAYCLLVVIVGYRLKWKLLTVFWALLASIIPFGTFVADKKIFKEEQEDDIFPLDKTQL, from the coding sequence ATGAAAAATCAACAAATAACAAACTCAAACTCAAAACTTCTTCAATTTTTGCGTATTATTGCTGTAGTAGAAGGTATTTCTTTTCTAGTCATTCTTTTTGTTACGATGCCACTCAAATATATTTGGGAAATGAAAGAACCAAATCAGATTGTCGGAATGGCACATGGCGTTTTATTTATTGCTTACTGTCTTTTAGTTGTGATTGTAGGTTACAGATTAAAATGGAAATTACTTACTGTTTTTTGGGCATTGTTGGCTTCTATTATTCCTTTTGGAACTTTCGTTGCTGATAAAAAGATTTTTAAGGAAGAGCAAGAAGATGATATTTTTCCATTGGATAAAACTCAACTATAA
- the rpsH gene encoding 30S ribosomal protein S8: MTTDPIADYLTRLRNAIKANHRIVEVPASKLKKEMTKILYDKGYIQGYKFVDAPVGASIKIALKYHPATRTPAITHLERVSKPGLRQYRKASELPRVLNGLGIAVISTSHGVMTDKEARTNSVGGEVLCYVY, from the coding sequence ATGACAACGGATCCTATTGCAGACTATCTGACTAGACTCAGAAACGCAATCAAAGCTAATCATAGAATTGTGGAAGTTCCAGCTTCAAAATTGAAGAAGGAAATGACTAAAATTTTATATGATAAAGGCTATATACAAGGCTATAAATTTGTAGATGCTCCTGTTGGTGCGTCTATCAAAATAGCATTAAAGTATCACCCTGCTACTCGTACTCCTGCGATTACACACCTAGAGCGTGTAAGTAAGCCAGGTCTGCGTCAGTATCGCAAAGCAAGTGAATTACCTCGTGTACTCAATGGATTGGGTATTGCTGTAATTTCTACTTCGCATGGCGTTATGACTGATAAAGAAGCTCGTACAAACAGTGTAGGAGGAGAAGTGCTTTGTTATGTATATTAA
- the rplF gene encoding 50S ribosomal protein L6, with the protein MSRIGKNPVTIPSGVTIDVSENTIKVKGTRGELSRTIDPRITAKVEDGKLIFERTNEEKQTRAMHGLYRSLVQNMVEGVSNGYKTHLELVGVGYKAEAKGQILELNLGYSHAIFLQVPKEIAVSAEMLKGQNPKVTLESSDKELLGHITAKIRSLRKVEPYKGKGVRFVGEQVRRKAGKSAGK; encoded by the coding sequence ATGTCACGAATTGGTAAAAACCCTGTTACTATCCCTAGTGGAGTAACTATAGATGTTTCGGAAAACACCATCAAAGTTAAGGGTACAAGAGGCGAGCTTTCTCGTACTATTGACCCAAGAATCACTGCTAAAGTGGAAGATGGAAAATTGATTTTCGAACGCACAAACGAAGAAAAACAGACTCGTGCTATGCATGGCTTGTACCGTTCGTTGGTACAAAATATGGTGGAAGGCGTATCTAATGGCTACAAAACTCATTTAGAGCTTGTAGGCGTTGGATATAAAGCAGAGGCAAAAGGACAAATCCTTGAGCTGAACTTAGGTTACTCACATGCTATCTTTTTGCAAGTGCCAAAAGAAATTGCTGTAAGTGCTGAGATGCTGAAAGGTCAGAATCCAAAAGTTACCTTAGAATCTAGCGACAAAGAATTACTCGGACACATTACTGCCAAAATTCGTTCTCTTCGTAAAGTAGAGCCGTATAAAGGTAAAGGTGTACGCTTTGTAGGCGAACAGGTTCGTCGTAAGGCTGGTAAGAGCGCAGGTAAATAA